The Perca fluviatilis chromosome 2, GENO_Pfluv_1.0, whole genome shotgun sequence genome includes a region encoding these proteins:
- the bloc1s3 gene encoding biogenesis of lysosome-related organelles complex 1 subunit 3, producing the protein MSSGYQIVVQGEASETDSDDEVYITSMTAPQTATVGAKVPGEASETDSEGEEEQAGRASSLSQESAQILRRDLPPLIVVRDHPDIQSIVEGRPSPTHRPQGDTLLQQKLQESNSCLYSDVGQTLRQVYGSASREVNSATAQLNTSQSAIINASHSIRLILDDLKAVSEKIDIITSCQILPDININNPNNYTAPVP; encoded by the exons atgTCCAGCGGGTACCAGATAGTGGTGCAGGGCGAGGCCTCTGAGACAGACTCTGATGATGAAGTTTACATCACCTCCATGACCGCTCCCCAAACTGCTACCGTCGGAGCTAAG GTTCCTGGGGAGGCGTCTGAAACAGACAGTGAGGGTGAGGAGGAGCAGGCGGGCCGAGCCTCCTCACTGAGCCAGGAGAGCGCTCAGATACTCAGGAGAGACCTGCCTCCTCTTATCGTAGTTCGAGACCATCCTGATATACAGTCGATAGTGGAAGGCAGGCCAAGTCCCACACACAGGCCGCAAG GTGACACCCTTTTACAACAGAAACTGCAGGAATCTAACAGCTGTCTATATTCTGATGTGGGACAGACACTACGGCAGGTTTATGGCAGTGCCAGTAGAGAG GTCAACAGTGCAACAGCTCAGCTGAATACTTCGCAGAGCGCCATCATCAATGCCTCCCACAGCATAAGGTTAATCCTGGATGACCTGAAGGCTGTGTCCGAGAAGATTGATATCATCACCAGCTGTCAAATACTGCCTGATATTAACATCAATAATCCAAATAATTATACTGCTCCTGTACCATAA
- the trappc6bl gene encoding trafficking protein particle complex subunit 6B, like, which produces MADESLFDFLHMEIVSHIYKEQQSSKGEMDNKDRAVCVSVLESMGFRVGQGLIERLTRDSASFKDELDVMKFVCKDFWTKVFRRQVDNLRTNHQGTYVLQDNKFSLLTQLSSGKQYLDQAPKYLAFSCGVVRGALSNLGLDSVVTAEVSVMPSCKFQVVIQKL; this is translated from the exons ATGGCAGACGAGTCTCTGTTTGACTTTCTCCATATGGAGATCGTGTCACATATCTACAAGGAGCAGCAATCCAGTAAAGGAGAGATGGACAACAAG GACAgagctgtctgtgtttctgtccttGAAAGCATGGGTTTCAGGGTGGGACAAGGACTCATTGAAAG GTTGACCAGGGACTCTGCCAGCTTCAAGGATGAGTTGGATGTAATGAAGTTTGTCTGTAAAGACTTCTGGACGAAGGTGTTCAGGAGGCAGGTTGACAACCTCAGAACAAACCATCAG GGTACCTATGTCCTGCAGGACAACAAGTTTTCTCTACTGACTCAACTCTCCAGTGGAAAACAGTACCTGGATCAGGCTCCTAAG tACCTCGCTTTTTCGTGTGGCGTGGTGAGAGGAGCTCTGTCTAACCTTGGTCTTGACAGCGTGGTGACAGCCGAGGTCTCTGTTATGCCATCCT GTAAGTTCCAAGTGGTGATCCAGAAGTTGTGA
- the zgc:114130 gene encoding mRNA decay activator protein ZFP36L1 — translation MPSFPLNQFADLEEMMCKQLLNLDLREQNGPLPSLSLAMTTPGCIGQPRSNISFSLSSLSCLPTDPSESAFLTSSQWGQQSESPLPSQLANSTQWGKSGFLAQRSISMVETSSTTATSLGWPGTDITQSQSDISHTALNTSSSSSTSSVSSSSSRYKTELCRSFNESGLCKYGGKCQFAHGLDELRDLNRHPKYKTEPCRTFHTIGFCPYGMRCHFVHNNEEEKKHSFSRSSSSSSSSSIPQQPPSSFRLHRPPLVRQSFSFAGFPSAPQQALQPALNAHPPPATASFTRAPSASPPSCADITDLLSHAFLEMDTAFEASPANQFQPPMGQATAVDPRSPFLPSPDSGCYPCGLSPTASPSLRQSPSATVVFSGPLGARSLSYTSLSDQDQDGSSSASSLSGSESCGGINEVNGKRLAVFSQLSVPEDATGFCI, via the coding sequence CAGTTACTGAATCTCGACTTGAGGGAGCAAAACGGACCACTACCATCCCTCAGTCTGGCAATGACAACACCAGGGTGCATTGGTCAGCCACGGAGCAACATATCGTTTTCCCTCTCGTCTCTCTCGTGCCTTCCCACTGATCCTTCAGAGAGTGCATTTCTGACCTCCAGCCAGTGGGGGCAGCAGTCAGAAAGCCCTCTGCCCTCccagcttgctaattccacccagTGGGGAAAGTCAGGCTTCCTTGCCCAGCGCTCCATCAGCATGGTAGAGACCAGCAGCACCACAGCAACGAGTCTTGGCTGGCCCGGGACTGACATTACGCAATCCCAAAGTGACATCAGCCACACTGCACTGAACACcagctcctcctcttccacctcATCagtttcctcttcctcatcccgcTATAAGACTGAGCTGTGTCGATCCTTCAATGAGAGTGGCTTGTGCAAGTATGGCGGCAAGTGCCAGTTTGCTCACGGGCTGGATGAGCTGCGGGATCTCAACAGACATCCAAAATACAAAACTGAGCCGTGTCGTACGTTTCACACCATCGGCTTCTGCCCCTACGGCATGCGCTGCCACTTTGTCCACAACaatgaggaagaaaagaaacactccTTCTCTCGCTCCTCCTCGTCATCCTCTTCCTCAAGCATTCCCCAGCAGCCACCCTCCTCCTTCCGCTTGCACAGACCTCCTCTTGTCCGACAGAGCTTCAGCTTTGCTGGGTTTCCCTCTGCTCCCCAGCAAGCCCTTCAGCCTGCCCTTAATGCTCACCCTCCTCCTGCCACTGCTTCTTTCACACGCGCTCCATCGGCATCTCCTCCTTCCTGCGCTGACATTACTGACCTCCTTTCTCATGCCTTCCTGGAGATGGACACCGCCTTTGAGGCGTCCCCTGCCAACCAGTTCCAGCCTCCCATGGGCCAGGCCACTGCAGTAGACCCCCGGTCTCCATTCCTGCCTTCCCCAGACTCCGGCTGTTATCCATGTGGGCTGTCTCCGACTGCCTCCCCTTCCCTGAGGCAGAGTCCCAGTGCTACTGTGGTCTTTTCCGGACCACTGGGTGCCCGATCCCTGTCCTACACCTCTCTGTCAGACCAAGACCAGGATGGAAGCAGCTCTGCTAGCTCGCTCAGTGGCTCTGAGTCCTGCGGTGGCATTAATGAAGTCAACGGCAAACGCCTGGCGGTATTCAGTCAGCTTTCTGTTCCAGAGGATGCTACTGGGTTCTGCATTTAG